One genomic window of Anoplolepis gracilipes chromosome 5, ASM4749672v1, whole genome shotgun sequence includes the following:
- the Enok gene encoding uncharacterized protein Enok isoform X1 — translation MDEPESPETWSVWFLDAIRKIRSQKQRPSVERICHAIRQHHNFHEEEIAEHLEVAVKRGDVLKIFNKGQSSYKDPGGLQSKTLKVTKSTDISKVIGKAVRELGERDGSNLKSIEKYIRQSHNVQEEAEGDLKIALKLSAKRAVERNLVIQDGKLLRQPDRPPYVKKLSDGAHAPPAEPPAPKQPAPLPICKECLGATVAGNNNNTKRNANEKLSRCSVCGAALHNSCAPAELSILVDRGITWSCDNCSPICAGCQLERESQNYLVKCSGCVNCYHPACLDPVLDKKTKTPWKCRHCQTAHTPVSKDDSKRSKAQDANSSDDTPSGRKRLSKLRENRKSMVSRKSLANAQPSKKSGAGVAQVDSSTDGNAGVVPPRQPPLISFPLPQPPTPLAGQGRLLEEKNDRISKEKQKFFRLSAFNAEHSKLKRVGGGDKSRPSRNISARSTRGATANPKKVGMSRMSSNNSSSSSEAGNNSSESSEGSDSSDEDDDEDDVDDEEDNSSSESSDFSSSDETQDGSLESSKAKAPFVCDLNEDKPWGFAAAAAKLNVESPFFSNITNTFGAPLPKLDVSDTPTFGLHIQQPAAVANSSDNKKKDKNVAQTPVNFASPDNKVKPGSGQLRSLFDGLSHFFSAPANSRARSAGAPAPNYAPDRRKRPNTNDISKTNKIPRGAQKNKPDDLPGTSKPKDRKKTEVTAEISRVPKPGIFVPSDESAFSPLNEKLPRMTPSGLVKTAVNSKRHEHERRKLMRDDASSLIKCAAADSSSPSSSSSRHEQHHQQLRKKQTAADSNTQIRHPVPAVAKSSDLGSDPSVKSNPNLKSNPRACTSATTTNTTTTPRATPCSTRKEEPVVPQTLPPGVTQKDVDLIKEARERAQLTVSNDESEQPLCVNTPNASGTASRNPAAIVFGRYEVETWYSSPFPQEYARLPILFLCEFCLKYTKSRAVLDRHMDKCQWRHPPATEIYRCNGLSVFEIDGNVNKIYCQNLCLLAKLFLDHKTLYYDVEPFLFYAMTKNDKYGCHLIGYFSKEKHCPAQRYNVSCIMTLPQYQRQGYGRFLIEFSYLLSKVEGIPGTPEKPLSDLGRVSYHSFWKSVVLEYLDAHRKTVDIKLSDITKETGVSAHDIATAMQLLGFIRSVHLPGEGNINKVAVVVDWSKVDAHMAKVRKSSRIKLDPDCLRWIPLLTQIPNPYQSPEESGDTGSEISPPVEPKPVPAVVEKIQKVKIKKKPRGRRTSQRRLTPLKPKTLQKTAASQKYATKEEKNVKDTKEVKVTKELREPKTSVRESRNVESAESRKDAGAETKNVTSTPRNSRTSSSAKNTTPSTPPKAVQMTMSRRRIRPPKTLISESVITPLRKRKHSEKTEIEEEKLEVSSRKRTRESLREKDKERERETQREREKEKEKVKEKDSKAKEKESTKETSVETRKTPPKVDSTSSPPKPAKKQCKVDDILLKVTSRQTKYLQAKEKKALEETIQCNGKEETRDVKNLPLSRRGRGKATAEALKMPQLTPESLSAKNRAESPVIPPPSLSPPPESVKSSPARSKQPSVPESPPTKHFSNGDNKNESVEDNGLPVPTETEVVSASSGEYEGGDEDEGEEEETAVPTPKLMTQSASPDTDNPAKESCENEKADNKLQEKNNDESSSQKAEADPSLMVGDNQTEETLNECDKDFETDKRSVCSPETSKSVPEPIASPKEEEVEKSENMLEKDSDSPPKEKLVCETPKDAAKIDLSRPKVEPCPVEKKDTCALGVNTVLTSETEPLTPQEKTLPTVEHQDTTLQLQSQAEELKQHSPESGKTTPHLENPGSVKRTPPSQPDLPSMGVYTPDSTTNSVHSLHYGQCDLDVSQLGLESPTSIASDLASQNSVERPPSALPSIPPPVSVPISVPMQITAPVTSTPVPVNIPPQVQYATDCSSISQHTPPAHHPGIHSMHQSQSLQQPRTPQSHTPQSIPTQSPQPLPQSHTPQPLPQSHTPQSIPTQSPQPLPQSHTPQPLPQSHTPQPMQLSLAQNQNMAHSQSQQTQSQQQSQQQQQQQQSAHQQQQQQQQQQQQQQPQQSQSHSKRASGSQTTHRSRSTQQSSSRSHRATPPTSHTTQVSQHSTATSQTSHSSSVAHVAVPQYQQSPSSMSVPPAVPHPHSHTPHAAHSHNMAVISQSNYMAVAGSQGFPTQNTYVIQHRSGRTGAPTPCTTATNFYIQTSAMPPHSHTPAPTPLSASGGSHQTTNSCSLAKLQQLTNGLDMISPTPPPAMNLTPPPPIPHTMTPPQTSRQLPTPPQVPLGYTKNYYNVNTVPPGTPGPPSRSASRSSANANMPSLTQPYPSESLYRQTLDPGGTCPQMQSAASRVSPNVALNTNLMAAAQYGYRVAQPGTGYMNQAQLGGFMNQASQLPVGMVNVPTYPQDPHQQNPTAVYTTYHGYINGGLMQPLNSTMRPR, via the exons ATGGACGAGCCCGAGTCTCCCGAGACATGGTCGGTCTGGTTTTTGGACGCGATTCGGAAGATTCGCAGTCAAAAACAGCGACCGAGCGTCGAACGAATATGTCACGCGATACGGCAGCATCACAATTTTCACGAGGAAGAGATCGCCGAGCATCTAGAAGTTGCTGTGAAACGCGGCGATGTGctcaaaattttcaacaagGGCCAGTCCTCGTACAAGGATCCGGGTGGTTTGCAGTCCAAGACGCTCAAAGTTACCAAGTCGACGGACATCAGCAAGGTCATAGGCAAGGCTGTGCGCGAGCTTGGCGAACGCGATGGCTCGAACCTGAAGAGCATCGAAAAGTATATCAGGCAAAGCCATAACGTCCAAGAGGAAGCCGAAGGAGACCTTAAAATCGCCCTCAAGTTGTCCGCGAAACGGGCAGTTGAACGAAATCTGGTAATTCAGGACGGCAAGCTCTTGCGACAACCAGACAGGCCGCCGTACGTCAAGAAGCTAAGCGATGGCGCTCATGCGCCGCCCGCGGAACCGCCCGCGCCCAAG CAACCAGCACCGCTACCGATATGCAAGGAGTGCCTCGGTGCCACGGTGGCCGGCAATAACAATAACACCAAACGTAATGCCAACGAGAAACTGAGCAGGTGCAGCGTTTGCGGCGCGGCATTGCACAATTCCTGTGCCCCCGCGGAACTTTCGATACTTGTTGATCGAGGGATAACTTGGTCCTGCGACAACTGTTCACCGATTTGCGCCGGTTGTCAGTTAGAACGGGAATCGCAGAATTATCTTGTAAAGTGCTCCGGCTGTGTGAACTGTTATCATCCCGCTTGTCTCGACCCCGTCCTCGACAAGAAGACCAAGACACCCTGGAAGTGTCGACACTGTCAAACGGCGCATACGCCGGTGAGCAAAGATGACAGTAAACGAAGCAAGGCGCAGGATGCAAATTCGTCTGATGACACACCGAGCGGAAGGAAGAGGCTCAGTAAATTACGTGAAAATCGAAA ATCGATGGTATCCAGAAAAAGCTTGGCAAACGCACAACCCAGCAAAAAGAGCGGTGCGGGAGTGGCTCAGGTGGACAGCAGCACGGACGGTAATGCGGGTGTTGTCCCCCCTCGTCAACCACCTTTGATTTCCTTTCCTTTACCACAACCCCCCACCCCACTCGCAGGCCAGGGTAGGCTGCTCGAGGAAAAGAACGACAGGATCTCCAAGGAGAAGCAAAAGTTCTTTAGATTGAGTGCGTTTAACGCCGAGCACAGTAAATTGAAGCGGGTGGGGGGCGGTGATAAATCTAGGCCCTCACGGAACATTAGCGCTAGGTCGACTCGGGGTGCTACCGCGAATCCGAAGAAAGTCGGAATGTCACGAATGTCTAGCAACAATAGCAGTAGCAGCAGCGAGGCCGGTAATAATAGTAGCGAGAGCTCTGAGGGTAGTGATAGTAGCGATGAGGATGACGATGAGGACGACGTGGACGACGAGGAGGACAATAGCTCGAGCGAGAGTAGTGACTTCTCCTCGTCGGACGAAACCCAAGATGGGAGTCTCGAATCTTCTAAGGCGAAGGCACCGTTTGTTTGTGACTTAAATGAGGACAAACCCTGGGGTTtcgccgctgccgccgccaAGCTGAATGTAGAATCACCATTCTTCAGCAATATCACAAACACCTTTGGGGCGCCTTTACCTAAACTCGATGTGAGCGATACTCCGACTTTTGGCTTACACATACAGCAACCTGCTGCTGTCGCCAATTCGTCggacaataaaaagaaagacaaaaatgTCGCGCAAACGCCGGTTAATTTTGCGAGCCCGGATAACAAAGTCAAACCCGGAAGCGGCCAATTGAGGAGCCTTTTCGACGGCTTGAGTCACTTTTTTTCAGCACCTGCCAACAGCAGGGCGAGATCGGCCGGTGCACCGGCGCCAAATTACGCGCCAGACCGGAGGAAAAGGCCTAATACGAATGATATCTCTAAAACGAACAAAATTCCGAGGGGCgcgcaaaaaaataaaccgGATGATTTACCTGGCACGAGTAAACCCAAGGACCGAAAAAAGACTGAAGTTACCGCTGAGATATCGAGAGTACCGAAACCTGGTATCTTCGTACCTTCCGACGAGAGTGCGTTCAGCccacttaatgaaaaattaccgaGGATGACGCCTTCGGGTTTGGTGAAAACCGCGGTGAATAGTAAAAGGCACGAGCACGAAAGGagaaagttgatgcgagatgACGCTTCATCGCTTATAAAATGCGCTGCCGCAGATTCGTCGTcgccgtcatcgtcatcgtcgagACACGAGCAACACCATCAGCAATTGCGTAAGAAGCAAACGGCTGCGGATTCGAATACGCAGATACGCCACCCTGTGCCCGCCGTTGCAAAATCCTCAGACCTCGGTTCCGATCCCTCCGTCAAATCAAATCCCAACCTGAAGTCCAATCCACGAGCCTGTACTAGCGCCACCACTACCAACACCACCACGACACCCCGCGCGACACCCTGCTCCACCAGGAAGG AGGAACCTGTTGTACCACAAACGTTGCCGCCAGGTGTCACGCAAAAGGACGTGGACTTAATCAAGGAGGCTCGTGAGAGAGCTCAGTTGACCGTTAGCAATGATGAGAGCGAACAACCATTGTGCGTCAATACACCTAATGCGTCCGGCACTGCATCGCGCAATCCCGCTGCAATAGTGTTTGGCCGTTATGAGGTGGAGACATGGTATTCGAGTCCGTTTCCTCAGGAATACGCGCGATTGCCGATATTATTCTTGTGTGAATTTTGTCTCAAGTATACGAAGAGTCGAGCTGTGTTAGATAGGCACATGGACAAATGTCAATGGAGGCATCCACCTGCTACCGAGATCTACAGGTGCAACGGATTGTCTGTGTTTGAG ATCGATGGTAACGTAAACAAgatatattgtcaaaatttgtgTCTActagcaaaattatttttggatcATAAGACTCTCTATTACGACGTAGAGCCTTTTCTCTTCTACGCGATGACGAAAAACGACAAATATGGTTGCCATTTGATCGGTTACTTTAGTAAAGAAAAACATTGTCCAGCTCAGAGGTACAACGTATCCTGTATTATGACATTGCCGCAATATCAGCGACAGGGTTATGGCAGGTTTCTCATAGAGTTCAGTTATCTATTGTCCAAAGTCGAGGGCATTCCGGGAACACCAGAGAAACCGCTTTCGGATCTCGGTCGAGTATCGTATCATTCTTTTTGGAAAAGTGTAGTGCTCGAATACCTGGATGCGCATCGAAAAACAGTCGATATCAAGCTCAGCGACATTACAAAGGAGACTGGCGTGTCAGCGCATGACATCGCCACTGCGATGCAACTGCTCGGATTCATAAGATCCGTTCATTTGCCAGGCGAAgggaatattaataaagtggCTGTGGTAGTCGATTGGAGCAAGGTAGATGCTCACATGGCGAAAGTACGAAAGAGTTCCCGCATCAAACTGGATCCCGACTGTCTCAGATGGATACCGTTGCTCACACAAATCCCTAATCCCTATCAGAGCCCGGAAGAGAGCGGTGACACCGGCTCGGAAATATCTCCTCCGGTAGAGCCTAAGCCCGTGCCGGCGGTCGTTGAGAAGATACAAAAGgtgaaaataaagaagaaaccCAGGGGAAGAAGGACGAGCCAGAGAAGATTAACGCCTTTGAAACCGAAGACTTTGCAGAAGACTGCAGCATCTCAAAAGTATGCGACCAAAGAGGAAAAGAATGTTAAAGATACGAAGGAAGTTAAGGTGACAAAAGAATTGAGAGAGCCGAAGACATCCGTAAGGGAAAGCCGTAATGTTGAGAGCGCGGAGAGTCGGAAAGATGCAGGAGCGGAAACTAAAAATGTGACATCTACGCCGAGAAATTCGCGCACTTCTAGTTCGGCAAAAAACACGACTCCATCGACTCCGCCGAAAGCGGTGCAGATGACGATGTCGAGGAGAAGGATTAGACCACCCAAGACGCTTATATCCGAATCGGTTATTACTCCTTTGAGAAAACGAAAACATTCCGAGAAGACTGAGATCGAGGAAGAGAAGCTAGAAGTGAGCAGTAGAAAAAGGACGCGAGAATCTCTGAGAGAGAAGGATAAggaaagagagcgagaaacGCAGCGTGAGcgcgagaaagaaaaggagaaagtgAAAGAAAAGGATAGTaaagcgaaagaaaaagaatctacAAAAGAAACATCAGTAGAAACTAGGAAAACACCTCCCAAGGTGGACTCCACGTCGAGTCCGCCTAAACCAGCGAAGAAGCAGTGCAAAGTGgacgatattttattgaagGTGACCAGCAGGCaaactaaatatttacaagcgaaagagaagaaagcATTGGAGGAGACGATACAATGTAACGGTAAAGAAGAAACGCGAGATGTTAAGAACTTGCCGCTGTCCAGGCGGGGTAGAGGTAAAGCGACAGCGGAGGCTTTGAAAATGCCACAACTTACGCCGGAATCACTGAGCGCGAAAAACCGAGCTGAGAGTCCTGTGATACCACCTCCTTCGTTGTCTCCACCACCTGAATCCGTAAAGAGCTCTCCGGCTCGAAGTAAACAACCGTCCGTGCCCGAATCACCTCCTACAAAGCACTTTAGTAACGGAGATAACAAAAATGAGAGCGTGGAAGACAATGGATTGCCCGTTCCTACGGAAACAGAGGTAGTATCTGCGAGTTCCGGCGAATACGAGGGCGGCGATGAGGATGaaggagaggaagaagaaacAGCTGTACCGACGCCTAAACTCATGACGCAATCGGCCTCGCCTGATACGGACAACCCCGCGAAAGAATCATGCGAGAATGAGAAGGCAGATAACAAGTTGCAGGAGAAAAACAACGATGAAAGCTCATCACAGAAAGCAGAAGCAGACCCATCACTAATGGTCGGCGATAATCAGACTGAAGAAACTTTAAACGAATGTGATAAGGACTTCGAAACTGACAAACGTTCCGTTTGCAGTCCGGAGACATCGAAATCAGTACCTGAACCAATTGCTTCAccaaaagaagaagaagtcgAAAAATCGGAGAATATGCTGGAGAAGGATAGCGACAGCCCTCCTAAAGAGAAGCTCGTTTGCGAAACGCCAAAAGACGCCGCAAAAATCGATTTGTCGCGACCGAAAGTAGAACCTTGCCCCGTGGAGAAAAAGGACACGTGTGCCCTCGGTGTTAATACGGTGCTGACATCGGAGACCGAACCGCTTACACCGCAAGAAAAAACACTACCTACCGTAGAGCATCAGGATACGACGTTGCAATTGCAGAGTCAGGCGGAGGAGTTAAAGCAGCACTCGCCTGAGAGCGGTAAAACAACGCCACATCTGGAGAATCCAGGCTCGGTAAAGAGAACGCCGCCGTCACAACCTGACTTGCCGTCTATGGGAGTTTATACACCAGACTCGACAACCAATTCCGTGCACTCGCTGCATTACGGTCAATGCGATCTGGATGTTAGTCAACTAGGCTTGGAATCGCCCACTTCCATAGCTAGTGATCTCGCATCGCAGAACAGCGTGGAGAGGCCGCCCAGCGCTTTACCATCGATTCCGCCACCCGTCAGTGTACCTATCTCAGTCCCTATGCAAATCACAGCGCCGGTGACTTCAACACCAGTACCGGTGAACATACCGCCACAGGTGCAGTACGCTACCGACTGTAGTTCGATATCACAGCATACGCCGCCGGCACACCATCCGGGAATCCATTCGATGCATCAATCGCAATCCCTCCAGCAACCGCGTACTCCGCAATCTCACACTCCACAAAGTATACCTACGCAGAGTCCGCAACCGCTTCCGCAGAGTCACACGCCACAACCGTTACCGCAGTCCCACACGCCACAGAGTATACCAACGCAAAGCCCGCAACCGTTGCCACAGAGTCATACGCCGCAGCCCTTGCCCCAATCGCACACGCCGCAGCCGATGCAACTGTCGCTGGCGCAGAATCAGAACATGGCACATAGTCAGTCTCAGCAGACCCAATCGCAACAACAAtcgcagcagcagcaacaacaacaacaatcTGCGcatcaacaacaacaacaacagcaacaacaacaacagcagcagcagccgcAACAGTCTCAATCGCATAGTAAACGAGCCAGCGGTTCGCAAACCACTCACAGATCCAGGTCGACACAGCAGAGCAGTAGCAGATCACATCGAGCCACTCCGCCGACGTCTCATACTACGCAAGTCTCTCAACATAGCACCGCAACGTCGCAGACCAGCCACAGCAGCAGTGTGGCGCATGTTGCAGTGCCTCAGTATCAACAGTCGCCGTCGTCAATGAGCGTGCCACCGGCGGTGCCGCATCCGCATTCGCACACACCGCATGCCGCGCACTCGCACAACATGGCAGTGATTTCACAGAGTAATTATATGGCAGTGGCGGGCTCGCAGGGCTTTCCTACGCAAAACACTTACGTGATTCAGCATCGAAGTGGCCGTACCGGCGCACCAACTCCTTGCACTACCGCCACCAACTTTTACATACAGACCAGCGCGATGCCGCCGCATTCGCACACCCCGGCGCCGACGCCACTTTCCGCCTCCGGAGGCAGTCATCAGACCACCAACTCATGCAGTCTGGCTAAACTGCAGCAATTGACTA